A portion of the Natrinema salaciae genome contains these proteins:
- a CDS encoding carboxypeptidase M32, with protein sequence MATDQAQSDASEGDTYDQFEARVRRISNVGNAAGILRWDQEVVMPDEGTPARAQQLSTLSSLSHELLTADETGALLDELESSDLEGDRAAVVREVRRQYDRETSVPQDLVEEISATASNAHPKWKQAKADDDFEHFAPTLEQLVDLKREYAEHIDPDADPYAVLFADYEPYIDLETAERVLERLREELVPLIDAIDDSDADLATDAFAGAFDDDDQEALARDVLDSLGYDWDRGRLDTAPHPFSSGTQFDARVTTRFEEDDLLGSITSTIHEFGHANYTLGLPDEGYGTPLGEARDLSVHESQSRLWENHVGRSRPFWEHFLPIARERFPELADVTPAEAYEAANQVHDDNLIRVEADELTYHLHIVIRFEIERDLIRGDLAVEDVPDVWNDKYEEYLGVRPETDAEGCLQDIHWSHGDFGYFSTYSLGSVLAAQLYAAAEADRGAFDDEIREGEFDELNGWLRENVHQHGKRYVTPDLIERATDEELTADHFLEYVTSKYGELYDLEDY encoded by the coding sequence ATGGCGACAGATCAGGCCCAGAGCGACGCGAGCGAGGGCGACACCTACGACCAGTTCGAAGCGCGCGTCCGACGCATCTCGAACGTCGGGAACGCCGCCGGCATCCTGCGGTGGGATCAGGAGGTCGTGATGCCCGACGAGGGGACGCCGGCCCGAGCGCAACAGCTCTCGACGCTCTCCTCGCTCAGCCACGAGCTCCTGACCGCCGACGAGACCGGTGCGTTGCTCGACGAACTCGAGTCCAGCGACCTCGAGGGCGACCGGGCGGCCGTCGTCCGCGAGGTTCGCCGCCAGTACGACCGAGAGACGAGCGTCCCGCAGGACCTCGTCGAAGAGATTTCCGCGACGGCGTCGAACGCCCACCCCAAGTGGAAGCAGGCCAAGGCGGACGACGACTTCGAGCACTTCGCGCCGACGCTCGAGCAACTGGTCGACCTCAAACGGGAGTACGCCGAGCACATCGATCCCGACGCCGACCCCTACGCCGTGCTCTTCGCGGACTACGAGCCATATATCGACCTCGAGACGGCCGAACGGGTCCTCGAGCGGCTCCGCGAGGAACTCGTCCCGCTGATCGACGCGATCGACGACAGTGACGCCGACCTCGCCACCGACGCGTTCGCGGGCGCGTTCGACGACGACGACCAGGAGGCGCTGGCCCGCGACGTGCTGGACTCGCTGGGGTACGACTGGGATCGGGGCCGCCTCGACACGGCACCCCATCCCTTCTCGTCGGGCACGCAGTTCGACGCCCGCGTGACGACCCGGTTCGAGGAGGACGACCTCCTGGGATCGATCACCTCGACGATCCACGAGTTCGGCCACGCCAACTACACGCTCGGCCTCCCCGACGAGGGCTACGGGACGCCGCTCGGCGAGGCGCGCGACCTCTCGGTTCACGAGTCCCAGTCCCGTCTCTGGGAGAACCACGTCGGCCGCTCTCGCCCCTTCTGGGAGCATTTCCTCCCGATCGCCCGCGAGCGCTTCCCCGAACTGGCGGACGTCACGCCCGCGGAGGCCTACGAGGCGGCGAACCAGGTCCACGACGACAACCTCATTCGCGTCGAGGCGGACGAACTCACCTACCACCTCCACATCGTGATCCGTTTCGAGATCGAGCGCGATCTGATCCGGGGCGACCTCGCGGTCGAAGACGTCCCCGACGTCTGGAACGACAAGTACGAGGAGTACCTCGGCGTCCGCCCCGAGACCGACGCGGAGGGCTGCCTGCAGGACATCCACTGGTCCCACGGCGACTTCGGCTACTTCTCGACGTACTCGCTGGGGTCGGTGCTCGCGGCGCAGCTGTACGCAGCCGCTGAAGCCGACCGTGGTGCGTTCGACGACGAGATCCGCGAGGGCGAGTTCGACGAACTCAACGGCTGGCTCCGCGAGAACGTCCATCAACACGGCAAACGATACGTCACGCCCGATCTGATCGAACGGGCCACCGACGAGGAGCTGACCGCGGACCACTTCCTCGAGTACGTCACGTCGAAGTACGGTGAGCTGTACGACCTCGAGGACTACTGA